In the genome of Phlebotomus papatasi isolate M1 chromosome 2, Ppap_2.1, whole genome shotgun sequence, one region contains:
- the LOC129801624 gene encoding cytochrome c oxidase subunit 7C, mitochondrial-like codes for MLGRASTLVRSTLSNSIRYGSHGGIPGENLPFQLHNRYRLTAWFCVFFGSGLALPFVVVRHQLLKK; via the exons ATGCTTGGACGTGCATCAACCTTGGTCAGGAGTACTCTTAGCAACTCCATCCGCTATGGGTCACATGGTGGAATTCCTGGAGAG AATCTACCCTTCCAGCTCCACAATAGGTATCGCCTGACTGCGTGGTTCTGCGTTTTCTTCGGTTCCGGGCTGGCTCTGCCTTTTGTTGTGGTGCGACACCAGCTGCTGAAGAAGTAG
- the LOC129801597 gene encoding protein seele produces MKTNCVVILLVLGSFLVAGQKVDPREAKCLICKATLTEMDKAISKVDPRKKAEVGNFRIDETGDAGDKKVIPLVKSEMYLTELMEEICESMDDYAKARFKKDGKFTILKFVTEEGMNPLVSEVDFVQDGDLNKSLKHYCLEVLEDYEVEILKLYMADEPVQDADYKVCTHAAKYCDDPAPQEEYTLEEDEAREEL; encoded by the exons atgaagaccAATTGTGTGGTGATTTTGTTAGTTTTGGGATCCTTTTTGGTGGCCGGTCAAAAAGTTGATCCTCGGGAGGCTAAATGCCTGA TTTGCAAAGCCACCTTGACGGAGATGGACAAAGCAATCAGCAAAGTAGATCCCAGGAAAAAGGCCGAGGTTGGTAACTTTAGGATAGATGAAACAGGAGATGCAGGAGACAAGAAGGTGATCCCTCTTGTAAAATCAGAGATGTACTTAACTGAGCTGATGGAGGAGATCT gTGAAAGCATGGATGATTATGCCAAGGCTAGATTTAAGAAAGACGGCAAATTCACAATCCTTAAGTTCGTCACGGAAGAAGGGATGAATCCTCTGGTTAGTGAAGTCGATTTTGTTCAGGATGGAGATCTCAACAAGAGCTTAAAGCACTAC TGTCTAGAAGTTCTGGAGGACTATGAAGTGGAGATCCTGAAGCTGTACATGGCTGATGAACCAGTGCAGGATGCAGATTACAAAGTTTGTACGCACGCAGCTAAATACTGCGATGATCCAGCGCCCCAGGAAGAATATACCCTAGAAGAGGACGAAGCGCGAGAAGAGCTATGA
- the LOC129801570 gene encoding protein immune deficiency, with translation MKIPETRRISQDKNHSAAMSKVTEIFSNIFSRPAKSETGIGSGGTLKMDAGPMAPRSDDEIEEAALEERTNSDTSFPSIPLTPSIEITRLESQSSLETPSPLMPVPSTSRDVVERKNQVGLAQVNNTQACNVFQFTNVNNLHIGSVFNITTEPERISPRSRRSQDGERVFRKTPSIDAMMKSQEKLEHEHIEIIAMHLGEDWRNVARDLGYSQGQIDQLLEDHHITGVKEVIYQMILGWTQEDTTATLGRITEILWRRRPHQEVVYHLKEYWKKANKAKSRRQSEVSAESTE, from the coding sequence ATGAAAATACCAGAAACACGAAGAATTTCGCAGGACAAAAATCACAGTGCTGCAATGTCCAAAGTTACAGAgattttttcaaatatcttCTCAAGGCCTGCTAAATCTGAGACAGGAATTGGATCAGGAGGTACATTGAAGATGGATGCTGGTCCAATGGCACCGAGATCAGATGATGAAATTGAGGAAGCTGCACTGGAAGAGAGAACAAATTCAGACACATCTTTTCCTTCCATTCCATTGACTCCATCAATAGAGATCACTAGGCTGGAGTCTCAGTCAAGCTTGGAGACTCCATCACCCTTGATGCCTGTGCCAAGTACTTCGAGAGATGTGGTAGAGAGGAAGAATCAAGTGGGACTGGCACAGGTCAACAATACACAAGCCTGCAATGTCTTCCAGTTCACGAATGTCAATAATCTCCATATTGGATCGGTATTTAATATAACCACGGAGCCAGAGAGAATCTCTCCGAGATCTCGACGAAGTCAAGATGGTGAGAGGGTATTCAGGAAGACACCGTCAATTGATGCCATGATGAAGAGTCAGGAGAAATTGGAGCATGAACATATTGAGATCATTGCTATGCATCTGGGAGAGGATTGGAGGAATGTAGCTCGTGATTTGGGCTATTCTCAAGGGCAAATAGATCAATTGCTCGAAGATCATCACATTACTGGTGTCAAGGAAGTGATCTACCAGATGATTCTGGGTTGGACTCAGGAGGACACAACAGCAACTTTGGGAAGAATTACAGAGATTCTATGGAGACGAAGGCCTCATCAGGAGGTAGTGTACCATCTGAAGGAATACTGGAAGAAGGCTAATAAAGCAAAAAGTCGCAGACAATCGGAAGTCAGTGCTGAATCCACAGAATAA
- the LOC129801491 gene encoding probable methylcrotonoyl-CoA carboxylase beta chain, mitochondrial — protein sequence MIQHSRILGRCLKLRWTGLQTRCVHIGEANVIGTPVNSSSPEYQENYSSMTKLVDELKKTTASALKGGGDVAIERHTSKGKLLARQRIDLLLDKGSPFLELSTLAGHELYEKEVVNCGGIITGIGRIQGRECMIVANDATVKGGTYYPVTVKKHLRAQEIAQENRLPCVYLVDSGGANLPRQADVFPDKMHFGRIFYNQANMSALGIAQVAVVMGSCTAGGAYVPAMADESIIVRRQGTIFLAGPPLVKAATGEVVSAEDLGGADLHCKTSGVTDHYATDDHHALYLARQVIGNLNHPSSNAFSDNLRLSSTISVAGGPSRDSSSSIEPPRFDSKEIYGIVGSNLTKTFDIREVIARVFDGSRFTEFKKMYGDTLVCGYARLYGNLVGVIGNNGVLFSECALKGAHFIQLCAQRKIPLIFLQNITGFMVGRDAEAHGIAKNGAKMVTAVACANVPKITLLIGGSYGAGNYGMCGRAYSPRFLYMWPNARISVMGGSQAAGVLAQITEEQHRRSGKPWTEEQSENLKRPIVQRFEHEGSPYFSTARLWDDGIVDPADTRRVLGLSLSAALNNPGDATRFGVFRM from the exons ATGATCCAACACTCCAGGATACTGGGCAGGTGCCTGAAACTCCGCTGGACGGGTCTTCAGACACGATGTGTACATATTGGTGAAGCAAATGTGATTGGAACTCCTGTAAACTCTTCATCTCCTGAATATCAG GAAAACTATTCCAGCATGACAAAATTAGTGGATGAACTTAAGAAGACTACTGCTAGTGCTTTGAAAGGTGGCGGAGACGTTGCCATTGAGAGGCATACGTCCAAAGGCAAACTTTTAGCACGTCAGAGAATTGATTTGCTGCTGGACAAGGGTTCTCCCTTCCTGGAGCTAAGTACTCTGGCTGGGCATGAGCTGTACGAGAAGGAAGTTGTCAATTGTGGGGGTATAATTACGGGAATTGGGAGAATTCAGGGCAGGGAGTGTATGATTGTGGCAAATGATGCAACAGTAAAAGGAGGCACTTATTACCCGGTCACAGTTAAGAAGCACTTGAGAGCCCAAGAGATTGCTCAAGAGAACAGATTACCGTGCGTGTATTTGGTGGATTCTGGTGGAGCTAATCTTCCACGCCAAGCAGATGTTTTCCCCGACAAAATGCATTTCGGTCGCATTTTCTACAATCAG GCCAACATGTCCGCTTTGGGAATAGCCCAAGTAGCTGTTGTGATGGGAAGCTGCACAGCTGGAGGAGCTTATGTGCCAGCTATGGCCGATGAGAGTATTATTGTTCGTCGGCAAGGGACTATCTTTCTGGCGGGTCCTCCTCTTGTCAAGGCAGCCACTGGGGAAGTGGTGTCCGCAGAAGACTTGGGTGGAGCTGATCTCCATTGCAAAACATCAGGAGTTACCGATCACTATGCCACAGATGACCATCATGCACTTTACTTGGCCAGACAGGTGATTGGAAATCTCAATCATCCTTCCTCGAATGCCTTCAGCGACAATCTGAGACTTTCTTCTACCATTTCTGTTGCTGGGGGCCCTTCAAGGGACTCCAGTTCATCCATTGAACCTCCAAGGTTTGATTCCAAGGAGATCTATGGAATTGTGGGTTCCAATCTTACCAAAACATTCGATATCCGTGAAGTGATTGCTCGAGTCTTTGACGGGAGTCGGTTTACGGAGTTCAAGAAGATGTACGGAGATACCCTCGTATGTGGCTATGCTAGACTCTATGGAAACTTGGTGGGAGTGATTGGGAATAATGGGGTGCTGTTTTCAGAATGTGCACTCAAAGGAGCCCATTTTATACAACTATGTGCCCAGAGAAAAATTCCACTGATCTTCCTGCAAAACATCACTG GTTTCATGGTTGGCCGTGATGCTGAAGCGCATGGAATTGCTAAGAATGGCGCTAAGATGGTCACTGCCGTAGCCTGTGCCAATGTCCCGAAAATTACTCTCCTAATTGGAGGATCGTATGGTGCTGGGAATTATGGGATGTGCGGTAGAGCATATTCCCCGCGCTTCCTGTACATGTGGCCCAATGCCAGGATCTCCGTGATGGGTGGTTCCCAGGCAGCTGGAGTCTTGGCTCAGATCACCGAGGAACAGCACAGACGTAGCGGAAAACCTTGGACAGAGGAGCAAAGTGAAAACCTCAAGCGTCCCATTGTGCAGAGATTTGAGCACGAGGGATCACCCTACTTCAGCACAGCTCGTCTCTGGGACGATGGAATTGTTGATCCAGCAGACACGAGACGCGTCTTGGGACTCAGTCTCAGTGCTGCTCTCAACAATCCCGGAGATGCCACGCGCTTCGGTGTGTTCCGGATGTAA